A genomic segment from Carassius auratus strain Wakin chromosome 25, ASM336829v1, whole genome shotgun sequence encodes:
- the LOC113042819 gene encoding C-C motif chemokine 13-like, whose protein sequence is MRSLMCLLFLVIFCSVQMTSSANLASEVANSRCCGEFSNVKVPVKLVTSYYWTSSICGRRAIVFQTIAGRKFCIDPQTPWVKSHIETVDKRTTATKSNAKKTTVTESNATQTSATESTSAALTTAATAKTQSLTV, encoded by the exons ATGAGAAGCCTGATGTGTTTGCTGTTCCTGGTGATCTTCTGCTCTGTGCAGATGACTTCAAGCG CTAACCTGGCAAGTGAAGTGGCAAACTCAAGGTGTTGTGGAGAGTTCAGTAATGTGAAGGTTCCTGTGAAACTGGTGACGTCTTACTATTGGACCAGCAGCATCTGTGGTAGACGCGCTATTGT GTTTCAGACAATTGCGGGGAGAAAGTTCTGCATTGATCCACAGACCCCCTGGGTGAAGAGTCATATTGAAACAGTGGACAAAAGAACAACTGCTACAAAAtctaatgctaaaaaaacaaCTGTTACAGAATCTAATGCTACACAAACATCTGCTACAGAATCTACTTCTGCTGCATTGACAACTGCTGCTACAGCAAAGACTCAGAGCCTTACAGTCTAA